A genome region from Deinococcus aerolatus includes the following:
- a CDS encoding site-specific DNA-methyltransferase, whose protein sequence is MTDSRYSHLDRDALIRLLERRDAEQTFGLVWERDEPQQGTAPAMTLDLDRGLSVGDAPHRNLIIEGDNLDALRFLHLTHRGRIKCIYIDPPYNTGGQELAYHDRYHGKDDAYRHSAWLEFMAQRLALAQGLLAPDGVLFVSIDDYEVARLTLLLDQVFPGGKVGTFVWRRRSGSNDVPPSFLSVDHEYVLCYARPGFSFAGLEKDLSGYRDHDAGNPDPWKRGDLSKSHDHRARPNGFYPIHNPQDDVWYAPNPKRVWAFASERLVKGGQKLRRETMEQLIREGRVIFPKNDRTVIYPSLEDLRAAITAGHAPHFLRLGLHDTPQEQDAYLSQYVGRRLGYGTPGYKRFRSEVKRPSKPISSWITGPREHETVEDRTVLRSGLNAEGTTLLGQMLQTAGMGFSYPKPLSLVQTLIAQATGPDDTVLDFFAGSGTTAHAVLALNAGEPGSSRRFILVSSTEATPQEPHKNLCRTVTRERVGRAVQGYTHRTRSGPVDVPGLGGEFAYLRVAGPGAGERTHEQIWFALQLRHVQALTAYCPDEVIQQHWAEDRALLYLTATGRDVLEETLRLAGQTGQPVTVYTWEPALVAAAVTQANVRVCAVPAELGEAFGAVGEACP, encoded by the coding sequence GTGACCGACTCCAGATACTCCCACCTGGACCGTGACGCCCTGATTCGCCTGCTGGAGCGCCGGGACGCCGAACAGACGTTTGGACTGGTCTGGGAACGGGACGAGCCGCAGCAGGGGACGGCGCCGGCCATGACGCTGGACCTTGACCGTGGCCTGAGCGTGGGCGACGCGCCCCACCGCAACCTGATCATCGAGGGCGACAATCTGGATGCCCTGCGTTTCCTGCACCTGACCCACCGGGGCCGGATCAAATGCATCTACATCGACCCGCCGTACAACACGGGGGGGCAGGAACTGGCCTACCATGACCGCTACCACGGCAAGGACGATGCCTACCGGCATTCCGCCTGGCTGGAATTCATGGCCCAGCGTCTGGCCCTGGCACAAGGCCTGCTCGCGCCTGACGGCGTGCTGTTCGTGTCCATCGACGATTACGAGGTCGCCCGCCTGACCCTGCTGCTGGACCAGGTGTTCCCCGGCGGCAAGGTCGGCACCTTTGTGTGGCGGCGACGTTCGGGCAGCAACGACGTGCCGCCCAGCTTTCTGAGCGTCGACCACGAGTACGTGCTGTGTTACGCCCGTCCGGGCTTCTCGTTTGCAGGGCTGGAGAAGGACCTGTCGGGTTACCGGGACCACGATGCGGGCAACCCCGACCCGTGGAAGCGCGGCGACCTGTCCAAATCGCACGACCACCGTGCCCGGCCCAACGGCTTCTATCCCATCCACAATCCGCAGGACGACGTGTGGTACGCCCCCAACCCCAAGCGGGTCTGGGCCTTTGCCTCTGAGCGACTGGTGAAGGGGGGCCAGAAGCTGCGGCGCGAGACGATGGAGCAGCTGATCCGCGAGGGCCGGGTGATCTTCCCGAAAAACGACCGAACGGTCATCTACCCCTCGCTGGAGGACCTGCGGGCCGCCATCACGGCGGGCCACGCCCCGCACTTCCTGCGGCTGGGCCTGCACGACACCCCGCAAGAGCAGGACGCGTACCTGTCGCAGTACGTCGGGCGGCGGCTGGGCTACGGCACGCCGGGGTACAAGCGCTTTCGCTCGGAGGTCAAACGCCCCAGCAAGCCGATTTCCAGCTGGATCACCGGGCCGAGAGAACACGAGACCGTTGAGGACCGGACGGTGCTGCGCAGCGGTCTGAACGCCGAAGGCACCACGCTGCTGGGGCAGATGCTGCAGACGGCGGGCATGGGCTTCAGCTATCCCAAGCCGCTGTCGCTGGTGCAGACCCTGATCGCGCAGGCCACCGGCCCGGACGACACCGTGCTGGACTTTTTTGCGGGCAGCGGCACCACCGCGCATGCGGTCCTGGCGCTGAATGCCGGGGAACCCGGCTCCAGCCGCCGTTTCATTCTGGTGTCTTCCACCGAGGCCACGCCGCAGGAACCGCACAAGAACCTGTGCCGGACCGTGACCCGTGAGCGGGTGGGCCGGGCAGTCCAGGGCTACACCCACCGCACCCGCTCCGGCCCGGTGGACGTGCCGGGCCTGGGGGGGGAATTTGCCTACCTGCGTGTCGCTGGTCCCGGGGCAGGTGAGAGGACGCACGAGCAGATCTGGTTCGCCCTGCAACTGCGGCACGTTCAGGCGTTGACGGCGTACTGTCCGGACGAGGTTATTCAGCAGCACTGGGCCGAGGATCGGGCACTGCTGTACCTCACCGCGACCGGGCGCGACGTGCTGGAGGAAACCCTGCGGCTGGCCGGACAGACGGGGCAGCCGGTGACCGTCTACACCTGGGAGCCTGCGCTGGTGGCTGCGGCCGTCACCCAGGCCAACGTGAGGGTCTGCGCCGTGCCCGCCGAGCTTGGGGAAGCGTTCGGAGCAGTCGGAGAAGCGTGCCCCTGA